One window of the Candidatus Chryseobacterium colombiense genome contains the following:
- a CDS encoding LysR family transcriptional regulator produces MVNLEWYRTFKAIYKTGTLTGAADSLFISQPGVSLHLSSLEAYVGYKLFDRTGRKMIPTERGKVLFNAISEPLTKLEDVEKNFQKSTEKHTPTISVGMCFETFQTTLEQYVSTLPFNLIISFGEYPEMLEQLDKGILDLIITPKRGTSPNIVHEAFSSEQIILVGGKNIDTESFNEVVRTKGPEYIEEWLKQEKWYGTTGDMEHLFQFWILNFGHKPNFRPNYIVPNLNSIIRCLKGGTGLAVVPNFLCKNELENEEIKLIWEGEKKLENTLYFGCRKKTNYQDEIDHIKGLFRKMMSKDEALAV; encoded by the coding sequence ATGGTCAATTTGGAATGGTACCGAACTTTTAAAGCGATTTATAAAACCGGAACTTTGACGGGCGCTGCAGATTCTCTGTTTATTTCGCAACCCGGAGTGAGTTTACATTTAAGCTCTCTGGAAGCGTATGTAGGATATAAGTTATTCGACAGAACCGGACGGAAAATGATTCCTACAGAAAGAGGAAAAGTTTTATTCAATGCGATTTCTGAACCTTTAACAAAGTTGGAAGATGTTGAGAAAAACTTTCAGAAATCTACTGAAAAGCATACTCCGACCATTAGTGTAGGCATGTGTTTTGAGACTTTTCAGACGACTTTGGAGCAATATGTTTCTACATTGCCTTTTAATTTAATCATCAGTTTTGGCGAATATCCTGAAATGTTGGAGCAGTTGGATAAGGGGATTTTAGACCTGATTATTACCCCGAAGAGAGGAACGTCTCCTAATATTGTGCATGAAGCATTTTCTTCCGAACAGATTATTTTGGTAGGTGGAAAAAATATAGACACAGAAAGCTTTAATGAAGTAGTGAGAACTAAAGGTCCGGAGTATATTGAAGAATGGCTGAAACAGGAGAAATGGTACGGAACAACCGGTGATATGGAACATCTTTTCCAGTTCTGGATCCTGAATTTTGGACATAAGCCGAATTTCCGGCCGAATTATATTGTTCCAAATTTGAACTCCATCATTAGATGTTTGAAAGGTGGGACTGGATTAGCTGTTGTCCCTAATTTTTTATGTAAAAATGAACTTGAGAACGAGGAGATAAAATTAATTTGGGAAGGCGAAAAAAAACTGGAAAATACGCTGTACTTCGGATGCAGAAAGAAAACCAATTATCAGGATGAAATTGACCATATTAAAGGCTTATTCAGAAAAATGATGAGTAAGGATGAAGCTCTGGCTGTTTAA
- a CDS encoding aldo/keto reductase, with amino-acid sequence MAQKIYTGQPVIMLNNGVDIPALGFGVWQMEDLKECENAVIKAIEVGYRMIDTASIYLNETAVGNAIKNSGINREDLFVTSKLWVQDIAYDKAKGAFQRTLDRLQLEYLDLYLIHWPYGDFIGAWKAMEELYHEGKIKAIGVCNFPVEKIEELKANSTVLPVINQIELHPLFQQKELQMYNRENNIVTQPWSPLGNGNAGLLDNSELKAIAEKYGKTVAQVILRWHLQEGFCVIPKSVTPSRIEENFNVFDFELTEDEMNIVRSLDTGKRLFFDPKDPAWEKKMLNAFADI; translated from the coding sequence ATGGCACAAAAAATATACACAGGGCAACCTGTAATTATGTTAAATAATGGAGTGGATATTCCGGCTTTAGGCTTTGGAGTATGGCAGATGGAAGATTTGAAGGAATGTGAAAATGCTGTGATCAAAGCTATTGAAGTGGGATATCGAATGATCGATACGGCTTCGATTTATCTAAATGAGACAGCAGTTGGAAACGCAATTAAAAACAGCGGAATAAACAGAGAGGATTTGTTTGTAACTTCCAAGCTTTGGGTTCAGGATATTGCTTATGATAAGGCAAAAGGTGCTTTTCAGAGAACTTTGGACAGGTTGCAGCTGGAGTATTTGGATCTGTACCTTATTCACTGGCCGTATGGGGATTTTATAGGAGCATGGAAAGCGATGGAAGAGCTGTATCATGAAGGGAAAATAAAGGCGATCGGAGTTTGTAATTTTCCTGTTGAAAAAATAGAGGAATTAAAAGCCAATTCTACGGTTCTTCCGGTAATTAATCAGATTGAGCTGCATCCTCTTTTCCAGCAGAAAGAACTTCAGATGTACAACAGAGAAAATAATATCGTTACACAGCCCTGGAGTCCGCTTGGAAACGGAAATGCAGGATTGCTGGATAATTCTGAACTAAAGGCTATTGCTGAGAAATATGGGAAAACAGTTGCCCAGGTAATTTTGAGATGGCATCTGCAGGAAGGTTTTTGCGTGATCCCAAAATCTGTAACGCCTTCCAGAATTGAGGAAAATTTCAACGTTTTTGATTTTGAACTGACGGAAGATGAAATGAATATAGTCCGTTCTTTAGATACAGGAAAAAGACTGTTCTTTGATCCGAAAGATCCAGCCTGGGAAAAGAAAATGCTGAATGCTTTCGCGGATATTTAA
- a CDS encoding nitronate monooxygenase produces the protein MFWPGKISEKLNIQYPVIQAPMFGVSTPEMAAAANRASCLGSLAIADLSGDSSVQFIRETKTLTDQPFAVNIFVHKIPEITDALKDQYGKTKKFLEDFAGKNEIEVHLPDLSEIKINTYHEQIDAAIEEQCKIVSFTFGNIDEKSIQKLKENGVVLIGTCTSVEEAVELEKSGIDLICVQGIEAGGHRGSFEVENIPQIGGFSLLSQVYDSVSVPLIYAGGIYNARTIMAAENLGAEGFQVGSILLASQESALLDFEKERLEKVREEDVVLTKSFSGRFARGIKNTFIETLEDSDYILPYPYQNKLTGVLRKAARNKKNTDFVNLWLGQSIHQYSKSSTEEILKNLILSCE, from the coding sequence ATGTTTTGGCCGGGAAAAATCAGTGAAAAACTTAATATACAATATCCTGTTATTCAGGCTCCGATGTTTGGAGTCAGTACACCGGAAATGGCGGCAGCTGCAAATAGAGCATCCTGTTTAGGTTCTCTGGCTATTGCGGATCTTTCCGGTGATAGCTCTGTTCAATTCATCAGAGAAACTAAAACATTGACTGATCAGCCTTTTGCTGTAAACATTTTTGTGCATAAGATTCCTGAGATTACCGATGCCTTGAAAGATCAATATGGGAAAACCAAGAAATTTCTTGAGGATTTTGCCGGGAAAAATGAAATTGAAGTACATCTTCCTGATCTGAGTGAAATAAAAATCAATACGTATCATGAGCAAATAGATGCTGCTATTGAAGAACAATGTAAGATTGTAAGTTTTACTTTCGGAAATATTGACGAGAAGAGTATCCAGAAATTAAAAGAAAACGGAGTGGTTTTAATAGGAACGTGTACTTCTGTAGAAGAGGCTGTAGAATTGGAAAAGTCAGGAATTGATCTAATTTGTGTCCAGGGAATAGAAGCAGGAGGTCACAGAGGAAGCTTTGAGGTGGAGAATATTCCGCAGATCGGAGGTTTTTCTTTGCTATCGCAGGTATACGATTCAGTGAGTGTCCCTTTGATCTATGCAGGGGGAATTTACAATGCGAGAACGATAATGGCAGCAGAAAACCTGGGAGCAGAAGGTTTTCAGGTAGGAAGTATTTTACTGGCTTCTCAGGAAAGTGCTTTACTGGATTTTGAAAAAGAAAGATTGGAAAAGGTTCGTGAGGAAGATGTTGTCTTGACGAAAAGCTTTTCGGGACGTTTTGCAAGAGGAATTAAAAATACATTTATCGAAACACTTGAAGACTCTGACTATATTTTGCCGTATCCTTATCAGAATAAACTGACGGGAGTTTTACGAAAAGCAGCTAGAAATAAGAAAAATACTGATTTTGTGAATCTTTGGTTGGGACAATCCATTCATCAGTACAGCAAAAGTTCAACAGAAGAAATACTGAAAAACCTTATTCTCAGTTGTGAATAA
- a CDS encoding Mur ligase family protein → MKTHFIAIGGSAMHNLAIALKDKGYQVTGSDDAIFEPSKSRLEKKGILPAEMGWFPEKITSDIDAVILGMHAHQDNPELAKAKELGLKIYSYPEFLYEQSKNKTRVVIAGSHGKTTITSMILHVLNFHQKDVDFMVGAQLEGFDCMVKLTQDNDFMVLEGDEYLSSPIDLRSKFLLYQPNIALLSGIAWDHINVFKTFDDYIEQFRKFVASITPGGILVYNEEDPEVVKVVENAENYFRKIPYRTPEYEISNGKVYLKTEMGDVPLSVFGAHNLLNLEGARHICQTLGIMDEDFYEAIMSFKGASKRLEKVEREDKGTLYKDFAHAPSKVKAAVKAFCEQFKNEKKYGFLELHTYSSLNPAFLEQYDHAMDGLDNAVVFYSEDALKIKRMEPISPELIKEKFKNENLKVFTNAEELHAYWETLDKTQGVYLMMSSGNFGGLDLTK, encoded by the coding sequence TTGAAAACCCACTTCATAGCAATCGGAGGAAGCGCGATGCACAATCTTGCCATTGCATTAAAAGATAAAGGATACCAGGTAACAGGTTCGGATGATGCCATTTTCGAACCTTCAAAATCAAGACTGGAGAAAAAAGGAATTTTACCCGCAGAAATGGGCTGGTTTCCTGAAAAAATCACTTCCGATATTGATGCTGTAATTCTTGGAATGCATGCGCATCAGGACAATCCTGAATTGGCAAAAGCAAAAGAACTGGGCTTAAAAATTTATTCATATCCTGAATTTCTTTACGAACAGTCAAAAAATAAAACCAGAGTCGTTATTGCGGGTTCACATGGAAAAACTACCATCACTTCAATGATCCTCCATGTTTTAAACTTTCACCAGAAAGACGTGGATTTCATGGTAGGAGCTCAGCTGGAAGGTTTCGATTGTATGGTGAAACTTACTCAGGACAACGATTTTATGGTATTGGAAGGTGATGAATATCTTTCCTCTCCTATTGATCTGCGTTCGAAATTCTTATTATATCAACCGAATATTGCTTTACTGAGTGGAATTGCATGGGATCACATTAATGTTTTCAAAACATTTGATGATTATATTGAGCAGTTCAGAAAATTCGTGGCAAGCATTACTCCCGGAGGAATTTTGGTGTATAACGAAGAAGATCCCGAAGTGGTAAAAGTGGTGGAAAATGCTGAAAATTATTTCAGAAAAATCCCTTACAGAACTCCCGAATATGAGATCAGCAATGGAAAAGTTTACCTGAAAACTGAAATGGGAGATGTTCCTCTTTCTGTTTTTGGAGCGCATAATTTACTGAACCTTGAAGGAGCAAGACATATCTGCCAGACTTTAGGCATTATGGATGAAGATTTTTATGAAGCCATTATGAGCTTCAAAGGAGCTTCAAAACGTCTGGAGAAGGTAGAAAGAGAAGATAAAGGAACACTTTATAAAGATTTTGCTCATGCTCCAAGTAAAGTAAAAGCAGCTGTAAAAGCTTTCTGTGAACAATTTAAAAATGAGAAAAAATACGGTTTCCTTGAGCTTCATACGTATTCAAGCCTGAATCCTGCATTTTTAGAGCAATATGATCACGCCATGGATGGCTTGGATAACGCAGTCGTATTCTATTCTGAAGATGCTTTAAAGATTAAAAGAATGGAACCTATTTCCCCGGAATTAATTAAAGAAAAGTTTAAAAACGAAAATCTGAAAGTTTTCACCAATGCTGAAGAACTTCACGCTTATTGGGAAACCCTCGACAAAACTCAGGGAGTTTACCTGATGATGAGTTCGGGTAACTTCGGAGGACTTGATTTGACGAAATAA
- a CDS encoding lysophospholipid acyltransferase family protein — protein MAKKNIFTDAFGTPYFLKRLIIFILGFVSYRRFNGFNKLKITGTEHLVDLPDSNVLFVSNHQTYFADVAAMYHAFCAVNNGYLNTIKNPIYLLNPKIDFYYVAAEETMNKGILPKIFKIAGAVTVKRTWRAEGKNVNRLVDMSEIDNIMKALDNGWVATFPQGTTSAFAQGRKGTAKLIKNQRPIVIPIKINGFRRAFDKKGLRVKVTGVKPTMEFKAPLDIDYDNENAQEILVKIMTAIEQTEDFNVLHTYDQELKAKKLEQKNSTN, from the coding sequence ATGGCGAAGAAAAACATTTTCACCGATGCATTCGGTACACCTTATTTTTTAAAAAGGTTAATCATATTTATTCTGGGATTTGTTTCCTATAGAAGGTTCAACGGTTTTAATAAATTAAAAATAACAGGTACTGAACACCTTGTTGATCTTCCAGATTCAAATGTATTGTTTGTGTCCAATCACCAAACTTATTTTGCTGATGTAGCAGCAATGTACCACGCTTTCTGTGCGGTAAACAACGGATATTTAAATACTATTAAAAATCCTATCTACCTGCTTAATCCTAAAATCGATTTCTACTATGTAGCTGCCGAAGAAACCATGAATAAAGGAATTCTTCCTAAAATCTTTAAAATCGCAGGTGCGGTTACCGTAAAGAGAACATGGAGAGCAGAAGGTAAAAATGTCAACAGATTAGTAGATATGAGTGAAATTGACAATATCATGAAAGCTCTTGACAACGGATGGGTAGCAACTTTTCCTCAAGGTACTACTTCTGCATTTGCACAGGGAAGAAAAGGTACGGCTAAATTGATCAAAAACCAGCGTCCTATTGTAATTCCAATCAAAATAAACGGATTCAGACGTGCTTTTGATAAAAAAGGACTAAGAGTAAAAGTAACGGGTGTAAAACCTACCATGGAATTTAAAGCACCACTGGATATAGATTATGATAACGAAAATGCACAGGAGATTTTAGTGAAGATCATGACTGCTATTGAACAGACAGAAGATTTTAATGTGCTGCATACTTATGATCAGGAGCTTAAAGCCAAAAAACTGGAACAAAAAAATTCTACTAATTAA
- a CDS encoding CoA pyrophosphatase, whose amino-acid sequence MSFGKDLLRKIKSVTLPGEHAHGVFSPPYRPVFTYEEVLSKNPKFAAVNIVLYLKNNEWYFPLIQRTINEHDRHSGQISLPGGKREEMDQDFSETAVRETSEEIGIEKNYLRIIREMSPIYIPPSNFYVYPYISYTKKDPDFILQQTEAVEVIEFPIVSFLNLPDQPEIMALPSAGGHEVPVINFNGYIIWGATAMILSEFSQLLKKM is encoded by the coding sequence ATGAGCTTTGGAAAAGATTTATTACGAAAAATAAAGAGTGTAACCTTACCGGGAGAGCATGCGCATGGAGTTTTCTCTCCGCCCTACCGCCCTGTTTTCACGTATGAAGAAGTTTTATCCAAAAACCCCAAGTTTGCGGCAGTTAATATCGTTTTGTATTTAAAAAACAACGAATGGTATTTTCCACTTATTCAAAGAACGATTAACGAACACGACAGACATAGCGGACAAATTTCTTTACCTGGAGGAAAGCGTGAAGAAATGGATCAGGATTTTTCTGAAACCGCGGTAAGAGAAACATCGGAGGAAATAGGAATTGAAAAAAATTATCTAAGAATCATCCGGGAAATGTCTCCTATTTATATTCCACCAAGTAATTTTTATGTATATCCATATATTTCATACACCAAGAAAGACCCGGATTTTATTTTACAGCAAACTGAAGCTGTAGAAGTTATCGAATTTCCGATTGTTTCTTTTTTGAACCTGCCGGATCAGCCGGAAATTATGGCTTTACCCAGTGCAGGAGGACATGAAGTGCCGGTCATTAATTTCAACGGATATATCATCTGGGGCGCAACAGCAATGATCTTAAGTGAATTCAGCCAGTTGCTGAAAAAAATGTAA
- a CDS encoding OsmC family protein — MKRHHYKTTIEWTGNKGFGTSNYRDYERSHTISAENKPVIEGSSDPAFRGDKTKYNPEEMLLSSLSSCHMLWYLHFCSEAGIIVTDYIDHATGSMEETATGSGHFTEVVLNPTVTITDETQIEKAEELHTKANEFCFIANSVNFPVNHNPKILIKK, encoded by the coding sequence ATGAAACGCCACCATTACAAAACCACCATCGAATGGACAGGAAATAAAGGCTTTGGGACCAGCAATTATCGTGATTACGAAAGGAGTCATACCATTTCTGCAGAAAACAAGCCTGTAATTGAAGGCTCTTCAGATCCTGCATTTCGTGGAGATAAAACCAAATACAATCCTGAGGAAATGCTGTTGTCTTCCTTATCTTCATGTCATATGCTTTGGTATCTTCATTTCTGTTCCGAAGCGGGTATTATCGTTACCGATTATATTGACCATGCTACAGGAAGTATGGAAGAAACAGCAACAGGAAGCGGTCACTTTACAGAAGTTGTTTTAAACCCGACCGTCACCATTACAGATGAAACCCAAATTGAAAAAGCTGAAGAACTTCATACAAAAGCTAACGAATTCTGTTTCATTGCCAATTCGGTCAATTTCCCGGTAAATCACAATCCAAAAATTTTAATTAAGAAATAA
- a CDS encoding ribonuclease E/G, with protein sequence MKKELIVSHEDDLTKIALLEDGRLCELHEQEDKSDFIVGDLFIGKVKKLAPNLNAAFVNIGYEKDAFLHYQDLGPQYLTYRKFLRDSISKKQNSSSLKNFEIQPEIDKNGTVDKVIAKDDVVLLQITKEPISTKGPRISTQISLTGRFLVLIPFDNKVSISKKVKSSEEKERLRTLIESIKPEGFGVIIRTVAEGKKVADLHNDMNQLIQKWESTFKNIQKNKVPSRVLSEDDKASAILRDNFNQDFVSIICDDEQMVSEMKNYLEVIAPERKNIVQFHDSHIPLLEYYNVEKQLKQSFGKHVNIPSSKGAYLVIEHTEALHVVDVNSGNNITTGAAVNKEHALNVNKMAATEIARQLRLRDMGGIIVIDFIDMTNPEHRKDLYEHLKEEMKRDKARHKILPPSKFGLIQITRQRNRPEKQIETKEENPNKDGEIIAPIVIVERMGEALKSIMQKEKGKIFLHVHPFVEAYLTKGIMSIQMKWFLKYKKKVTIIPRDSFKYLEYRIYNSKKEELIGYSN encoded by the coding sequence ATGAAGAAAGAACTAATAGTTTCGCATGAAGATGATCTTACAAAGATTGCACTGCTGGAAGACGGAAGACTATGTGAACTTCATGAGCAAGAGGACAAAAGTGATTTTATAGTTGGAGATTTATTTATAGGAAAAGTAAAAAAGCTGGCTCCAAATCTTAATGCAGCATTCGTAAATATCGGATACGAAAAAGACGCTTTTCTGCACTATCAAGATTTAGGACCACAATACCTTACCTACAGAAAGTTTTTAAGAGACAGTATTTCTAAAAAACAAAACTCTTCAAGCTTAAAAAATTTCGAGATACAACCCGAAATTGACAAAAACGGAACGGTAGACAAAGTAATCGCCAAAGATGATGTTGTTCTGCTTCAGATTACCAAAGAGCCCATCTCAACAAAAGGACCCAGAATTTCTACTCAGATTTCCCTGACAGGTCGTTTTTTGGTACTCATTCCTTTCGATAACAAAGTTTCTATTTCCAAAAAAGTAAAAAGTTCTGAGGAAAAAGAAAGATTAAGAACGCTTATTGAAAGTATAAAACCCGAAGGCTTCGGTGTTATCATAAGAACAGTAGCCGAGGGAAAAAAAGTAGCAGACCTACACAATGATATGAATCAGCTGATTCAGAAATGGGAAAGCACTTTCAAAAATATTCAGAAAAATAAAGTTCCGTCAAGAGTTTTAAGCGAAGATGATAAAGCTTCAGCGATATTAAGAGACAATTTCAATCAGGATTTCGTAAGCATCATTTGTGATGATGAACAGATGGTAAGCGAAATGAAGAATTACCTTGAAGTAATCGCTCCTGAAAGAAAAAACATTGTCCAGTTTCACGATTCTCACATTCCTCTTCTCGAATATTACAATGTTGAAAAACAACTGAAACAGAGTTTCGGAAAACATGTTAATATTCCAAGTTCTAAAGGAGCTTATCTCGTTATAGAACATACCGAAGCATTACACGTAGTCGATGTAAACTCAGGAAACAACATTACAACAGGAGCCGCTGTCAATAAGGAACATGCCCTGAATGTAAACAAAATGGCTGCCACAGAAATCGCAAGACAGCTTCGTCTGCGCGATATGGGCGGAATCATCGTGATCGACTTCATCGACATGACCAATCCTGAGCACAGAAAAGATCTGTACGAACATCTTAAGGAGGAAATGAAGCGTGACAAAGCACGTCACAAAATTCTTCCCCCAAGTAAATTCGGTCTGATACAAATTACCCGACAAAGAAACCGTCCGGAAAAACAGATCGAAACCAAAGAAGAAAACCCTAACAAAGACGGAGAAATCATTGCTCCGATCGTGATTGTAGAAAGAATGGGTGAAGCTCTGAAATCCATCATGCAAAAGGAAAAAGGAAAAATATTCCTTCACGTACATCCTTTTGTGGAAGCTTATCTTACGAAAGGCATCATGAGCATTCAGATGAAATGGTTTTTAAAATATAAAAAGAAAGTAACCATCATCCCAAGAGATTCTTTTAAATATTTAGAATACAGAATTTACAATTCGAAAAAAGAAGAATTGATCGGATATTCTAATTAA
- a CDS encoding integration host factor subunit beta: MTKAELVNTISNKLGTEKNETQKVVEAFMQEIRTSMYNGDNVYLRGFGSFIIKTRAAKTGRNISKNTAIEIPAHNIPAFKPSKSFVEKVKTKVAVK, from the coding sequence ATGACAAAGGCAGAATTGGTAAACACCATCTCAAATAAATTGGGAACAGAAAAGAATGAAACACAGAAAGTTGTAGAAGCTTTTATGCAGGAGATTAGAACTTCTATGTACAATGGGGATAATGTTTATCTAAGAGGTTTTGGTTCTTTCATTATTAAAACAAGAGCTGCTAAAACGGGTAGAAACATTTCTAAAAATACTGCAATTGAAATCCCGGCTCATAACATTCCTGCTTTCAAACCTTCAAAATCTTTTGTTGAGAAAGTAAAAACCAAAGTTGCAGTAAAATAA
- a CDS encoding response regulator transcription factor encodes MNQILNKRVRFSIADSDFYFKKIMIKTLLETPFNMLINDCNNGHELINRTYRRQEDVFIIELFMPVLSGIEAIKFIRRTNNETPIITYSGTYQEDIAEILSKIPNIYYCQKNSNIIKNIVKGKIADNNFDYESYYQEWQKQPLMVQEYMNRQKKSQEELSPTEIQLMKFCYEGFSNKEIGEKLNLSTRTIDTYINRLTEKLGLKTKLHLIRFCVENGYYNSST; translated from the coding sequence ATGAACCAAATCTTAAATAAAAGAGTTCGCTTCTCAATAGCAGACAGTGATTTTTATTTTAAAAAAATAATGATCAAGACGCTTTTGGAAACGCCTTTCAACATGCTTATCAATGATTGTAACAATGGTCATGAGCTTATCAACAGAACGTATAGGCGGCAGGAAGACGTTTTCATTATAGAGCTGTTCATGCCCGTACTCAGCGGAATTGAAGCCATAAAATTTATCCGGAGAACAAATAATGAAACTCCTATTATTACGTATTCCGGAACGTATCAGGAAGATATTGCCGAAATCCTTTCAAAGATTCCCAATATATATTACTGCCAGAAAAACAGCAATATCATCAAAAATATTGTGAAAGGAAAAATTGCCGATAATAATTTTGATTATGAATCTTATTATCAGGAATGGCAAAAACAGCCTCTTATGGTACAGGAATATATGAACCGGCAAAAGAAAAGTCAGGAAGAACTTTCTCCCACAGAAATTCAGCTTATGAAGTTCTGCTACGAGGGATTCAGCAATAAGGAAATTGGCGAAAAACTCAATCTCAGTACCAGAACGATTGATACCTATATCAACCGTCTTACGGAAAAGCTGGGACTAAAAACGAAGCTTCATCTGATCAGGTTTTGTGTGGAAAACGGGTACTACAATTCGAGTACATAA
- the tssO gene encoding type VI secretion system TssO produces MSSNREKKLNQSDVRIGIWKFVLSFLVLSGISFMSVFFFFKSYNQQQEGISEEVDAYRKLLERSDALKANVDDIYYKMDQLDINKVDNDIFLRNSILENVRDARNIMGKDSADNFKHYAILMKQIGSMIDLKNQIIMVEHQKEMARRDIEECLGKVGRANNELRIDPTRKFTGSRRRR; encoded by the coding sequence ATGTCTTCGAATAGGGAGAAAAAATTAAACCAATCAGACGTCAGGATAGGCATTTGGAAATTTGTTCTATCTTTTCTTGTCTTATCAGGCATTTCCTTTATGTCTGTCTTCTTCTTTTTTAAAAGTTATAATCAGCAGCAGGAAGGAATTAGCGAAGAAGTTGATGCCTACCGTAAATTGCTTGAACGAAGCGACGCATTAAAAGCCAATGTAGACGATATCTATTATAAAATGGACCAGCTTGATATTAACAAGGTGGACAACGATATATTTCTTAGGAATTCTATATTAGAAAACGTAAGAGATGCCAGAAATATCATGGGAAAGGACAGTGCAGACAATTTTAAGCATTATGCCATTCTTATGAAACAAATCGGAAGTATGATTGATCTGAAAAATCAGATTATCATGGTAGAGCATCAGAAAGAGATGGCCCGCAGAGATATTGAAGAATGTCTGGGAAAAGTAGGAAGAGCAAACAATGAGCTGAGAATAGACCCTACCAGAAAGTTTACAGGAAGTAGAAGGCGAAGATAA
- the tssO gene encoding type VI secretion system TssO has protein sequence MQGHITLSKTEKQYQFLYLILMLLAALIFLGVIFLKDFQSPFSDEDVISLQNLDEKAKFDQKQKYSFKIMDSTYSQINRLTNERPQAFVENSIIYGINDLTNYYESGDTKILDIRKDAYPQIALFYKMYFDDKKTIATVTEDIEKFKKQFEDCSIGFKEKKSQLFQRNNELKARTQ, from the coding sequence ATGCAAGGACATATTACATTATCTAAAACAGAAAAACAGTATCAGTTCCTTTATCTCATACTGATGCTTTTGGCAGCACTTATATTTTTAGGGGTTATCTTTTTAAAAGATTTTCAATCTCCTTTTTCAGATGAAGATGTTATTTCGCTTCAAAATCTTGATGAAAAGGCAAAATTTGACCAGAAGCAGAAATACAGCTTCAAAATAATGGACAGTACTTACAGCCAGATTAACCGTCTTACGAACGAAAGACCGCAGGCTTTTGTAGAAAACAGTATCATATACGGAATCAATGATCTTACCAATTATTATGAAAGTGGTGATACCAAAATTCTGGATATAAGAAAAGATGCCTATCCGCAAATCGCTCTTTTTTATAAAATGTATTTTGATGATAAAAAAACGATTGCCACGGTAACTGAAGATATTGAGAAATTCAAAAAACAGTTTGAAGACTGTTCTATCGGGTTTAAAGAAAAGAAAAGCCAGCTGTTTCAGCGAAACAATGAACTAAAAGCGAGGACGCAGTAG